One window of Streptomyces sp. NBC_00273 genomic DNA carries:
- the pucL gene encoding factor-independent urate hydroxylase codes for MSKHVLAQNQYGKAENRIVKVTRKGGDGSWHEIRDLNVSVALRGEFRDVHLTGDNANCLPTDTTKNTVYAFGKEHGIDSPEAFGILLAKHFVSSQQPIREAQIRIEEYVWDRIPVPTRKEQHSFVRKGQEVRTAQITYSETTGLQVISGLKDLTVMNSTNSEFHGYIKDKYTTLQEAYDRILATKVTARWAHSALAADEAGYDWDQAYKKVRKNLLEAFAETYSYSLQQTLNQMAERVLDNCAKVNEVRLNLPNKHHFLVDLEPFGLKNDNEVYFAADRMYGLIEGTIHRDGVQPVIATSDWIVA; via the coding sequence ATGAGCAAGCACGTCCTGGCCCAGAACCAGTACGGCAAGGCCGAGAACCGCATCGTGAAGGTCACCCGCAAGGGCGGCGACGGTTCCTGGCACGAGATCCGCGACCTCAACGTCTCGGTCGCGCTCCGCGGCGAATTCCGCGATGTCCACCTCACCGGCGACAACGCCAACTGCCTGCCGACCGACACCACCAAGAACACGGTGTACGCCTTCGGCAAGGAGCACGGCATCGACTCCCCCGAAGCCTTCGGCATCCTGCTCGCCAAGCACTTCGTCTCCTCGCAGCAGCCGATCCGCGAGGCCCAGATCCGCATCGAGGAGTACGTGTGGGACCGCATCCCGGTCCCCACGCGCAAGGAGCAGCACTCCTTCGTCCGCAAGGGCCAGGAGGTCCGCACCGCGCAGATCACCTACAGCGAGACGACGGGCCTGCAGGTCATCTCGGGCCTGAAGGACCTGACGGTGATGAACTCGACCAATTCCGAGTTCCACGGCTACATCAAGGACAAGTACACGACCCTGCAGGAGGCGTACGACCGCATCCTGGCGACCAAGGTCACCGCGCGCTGGGCGCACTCGGCTCTGGCCGCCGACGAGGCCGGCTACGACTGGGACCAGGCGTACAAGAAGGTCCGCAAGAACCTGCTGGAAGCCTTCGCGGAAACGTACTCGTACTCGCTGCAGCAGACCCTGAACCAGATGGCCGAGCGGGTGCTCGACAACTGCGCCAAGGTCAACGAGGTGCGCCTGAACCTCCCCAACAAGCACCACTTCCTCGTCGACCTGGAGCCCTTCGGCCTCAAGAACGACAACGAGGTCTACTTCGCTGCGGACCGGATGTACGGCCTGATCGAGGGCACCATCCACCGCGACGGCGTGCAGCCGGTGATCGCGACGTCCGACTGGATCGTCGCCTGA
- a CDS encoding RidA family protein — translation MTRSIINPAGLHTPTGYGYSHIVSAPGEQVFIAGQYGSDEQGHVVSGDFADQVERAFANLRTALAAVGLGPSDVVRIGTYIVGHDQQKLEVLLGQLHATWGTELPAQTLIGVAALALPDMLFEIDAVAVRTS, via the coding sequence ATGACGCGCAGCATCATCAACCCGGCAGGACTCCACACCCCGACCGGCTACGGCTACAGCCACATCGTCTCCGCGCCCGGCGAGCAGGTGTTCATAGCCGGCCAGTACGGATCCGACGAGCAGGGCCACGTCGTCTCCGGGGACTTCGCCGACCAGGTCGAGCGGGCCTTCGCCAACCTCCGTACCGCCCTTGCGGCCGTCGGCCTCGGCCCCTCCGACGTGGTCCGCATCGGCACCTACATCGTCGGCCACGACCAGCAGAAGTTGGAGGTCCTGCTGGGACAGCTGCACGCCACCTGGGGGACCGAACTGCCCGCCCAGACCCTGATCGGCGTCGCCGCGCTGGCCCTGCCCGACATGCTCTTCGAGATCGACGCGGTGGCCGTGCGCACGTCCTGA
- a CDS encoding RrF2 family transcriptional regulator, protein MSEGVEWALHSCVNLAWSGPDRSVSAARLAAWHDLPAAYLNKQLQALARAGIVTSTPGPRGGFRLARPLDAISLMDVVAAVEGPEEAFRCAEIRQQGPGGGEPADSAPEGDAADCAIAHAMARAELAWRRALAAQNLDEIRQQAERQAPGAPERLRAWLAAR, encoded by the coding sequence ATGAGCGAGGGCGTCGAGTGGGCGCTGCACAGTTGCGTCAACCTGGCCTGGAGCGGCCCGGACCGCTCCGTGTCGGCGGCGCGTCTCGCCGCCTGGCACGACCTGCCCGCGGCCTACCTCAACAAGCAGCTCCAGGCGCTGGCCCGGGCGGGCATCGTCACCTCCACCCCCGGCCCCCGGGGCGGCTTCCGGCTGGCCCGCCCGCTCGACGCCATCTCGCTCATGGACGTGGTCGCCGCCGTCGAAGGGCCCGAGGAGGCCTTCCGGTGCGCGGAGATCCGGCAGCAGGGGCCCGGAGGGGGCGAACCGGCGGACTCCGCCCCGGAGGGGGACGCCGCCGACTGCGCCATCGCGCACGCCATGGCGCGGGCCGAACTGGCCTGGCGCAGGGCACTGGCGGCCCAGAACCTCGACGAGATCCGGCAGCAGGCCGAACGGCAGGCCCCCGGGGCCCCCGAGCGGCTCCGTGCCTGGCTCGCCGCGCGGTAG
- a CDS encoding PaaX family transcriptional regulator C-terminal domain-containing protein: MSGIPTRMVVHALVREDGTVAGDELYEVAALLGMTDQQVRLCVKRLVTEGRFTVEGRGRRAVLRLAGAEPGAGLPLVPEVEFVRHAYRQDRGLEPWDGLWHAFAFAVPESARAARDSLRDALTGLGAAPVHGGLYVTPNAIGPYVRAHAAELGLSEALTCLSTRDLAVGGTSDPRALAERLWPLPEIAARYGELRALAEQPALPGRAAGLAHAVTLAAAFSAAMLPDPLLPPELLPQPWPGTTARAAASEAWAGLGAAAPASGPRLFRLYGEALA; this comes from the coding sequence ATGAGCGGGATCCCCACGCGGATGGTGGTGCACGCACTGGTCCGGGAGGACGGGACGGTCGCGGGCGACGAACTGTACGAGGTCGCCGCCCTGCTCGGGATGACCGACCAGCAGGTGCGGCTGTGCGTGAAGCGGCTGGTGACCGAGGGCCGGTTCACGGTGGAGGGGCGCGGCCGACGGGCCGTGCTGCGCCTGGCGGGGGCGGAGCCGGGGGCCGGGCTGCCGCTCGTACCCGAAGTGGAGTTCGTCCGGCACGCCTACCGGCAGGACCGGGGGCTGGAGCCGTGGGACGGTCTCTGGCACGCCTTCGCCTTCGCCGTACCGGAATCCGCGCGGGCCGCCCGGGACTCCCTGCGGGACGCGCTGACCGGGTTGGGGGCGGCGCCGGTCCACGGCGGCCTGTACGTCACGCCGAACGCGATCGGCCCGTACGTACGGGCGCACGCGGCGGAGCTGGGCCTGTCGGAGGCGCTGACCTGCCTGAGCACCCGGGACCTGGCGGTGGGCGGCACCTCGGACCCCCGCGCCCTGGCGGAACGGCTGTGGCCGCTGCCGGAGATCGCGGCGCGGTACGGGGAGCTCCGCGCGCTCGCTGAGCAGCCGGCCCTGCCCGGCCGGGCCGCCGGGCTGGCGCACGCCGTGACGCTGGCCGCCGCCTTCTCCGCCGCGATGCTCCCCGATCCGCTGCTCCCGCCGGAGCTGCTGCCGCAGCCCTGGCCGGGGACGACGGCCCGCGCGGCGGCGTCGGAGGCCTGGGCCGGGCTGGGGGCCGCCGCCCCGGCTTCCGGGCCCCGGCTGTTCCGCCTGTACGGCGAGGCCCTGGCCTGA
- a CDS encoding histidine phosphatase family protein codes for MKTPLVRVRLITFPLDAAARQGRFGHARPCPGHTGLRGLATGEWAGRTLDEVAGRDPAAVHAWLSDPAYAPPGGESVDALVARVGAELAGLAEGTHRVVVEQAVVRAAVVHALELPAAAFWRLDVRPESVTTLTGRAGRWNLLVGQPQDEQPPAGQPQGEP; via the coding sequence ATGAAGACCCCGTTGGTACGAGTTCGACTCATCACCTTCCCCCTGGACGCGGCCGCCCGCCAGGGCCGCTTCGGCCACGCCCGGCCGTGCCCGGGCCACACGGGGCTGCGCGGTCTGGCCACGGGTGAATGGGCCGGTCGCACCCTGGACGAGGTGGCGGGCCGGGATCCGGCGGCCGTGCACGCCTGGCTGTCGGATCCCGCGTACGCGCCACCGGGCGGGGAGTCCGTGGACGCGCTGGTCGCGCGCGTCGGCGCGGAGCTGGCGGGCCTGGCCGAGGGCACGCACCGGGTGGTGGTCGAGCAGGCCGTCGTCCGGGCGGCCGTGGTGCACGCCCTGGAGCTGCCCGCGGCGGCCTTCTGGCGGCTCGACGTGCGGCCGGAGTCGGTGACCACCCTCACCGGGCGGGCGGGTCGCTGGAACCTGCTGGTCGGGCAGCCGCAGGACGAGCAGCCACCGGCCGGGCAGCCACAGGGCGAGCCGTAG
- a CDS encoding aspartate aminotransferase family protein — MNAEADALAAVKDADRKHVFHSWSAQELIDPLAVAGADGSYFWDYQGNRFLDFSSALVYTNIGYQHPKVTAAIQEQAAKLCTVAPGFAVDVRSEAARLIAERTPGDLDKIFFTNAGAEAVENAVRMARLHTGRPKVLSAYRSYHGATSTAINLTGDARRFGNDSATAGVVHFWGPFAYRSPFYAATEAEECERALRHLEDTIVFEGPQSIAAIILETVGGAPGVLVHPDGYLAGVRALCDRFGIVFVLDEIMVGFGRTGKWFASEHWDVTPDLICFAKGVTSGYLPLGGVAISAAIAETFARRPYPGGLTYSGHVLACAAAVATIGVMEEEGVVEQSARTGAELLGPGLRALAERHPSVGEVRGLGTFWALELVRSKETREPLVPYNASGAENAPMAEFGAACKKGGLWPLIAGNRIHVAPPCNISPQDVAKGLEILDEALTVADAHTA, encoded by the coding sequence ATGAACGCAGAAGCCGACGCCCTCGCCGCCGTGAAAGACGCTGACCGGAAGCACGTCTTCCATTCCTGGTCGGCGCAGGAGCTCATCGATCCGCTCGCCGTGGCCGGCGCCGACGGCTCGTACTTCTGGGACTACCAGGGCAACCGCTTCCTCGACTTCTCCAGCGCCCTCGTCTACACGAACATCGGCTACCAGCACCCGAAGGTCACCGCGGCCATCCAGGAGCAGGCGGCCAAGCTGTGCACGGTCGCGCCCGGCTTCGCCGTCGACGTGCGCTCCGAGGCGGCCCGGCTGATCGCCGAGCGCACCCCCGGCGACCTCGACAAGATCTTCTTCACCAATGCCGGTGCCGAGGCCGTGGAGAACGCCGTCCGCATGGCCCGGCTGCACACCGGCCGGCCCAAGGTGCTGTCCGCGTACCGCTCGTACCACGGCGCCACCTCCACCGCGATCAACCTGACGGGCGACGCCCGCCGCTTCGGCAACGACTCCGCGACCGCCGGTGTCGTGCACTTCTGGGGGCCGTTCGCCTACCGCTCGCCCTTCTACGCGGCCACCGAGGCCGAGGAGTGCGAGCGGGCCCTGCGCCACCTCGAGGACACCATCGTCTTCGAGGGGCCGCAGTCCATCGCCGCGATCATCTTGGAGACCGTCGGCGGCGCCCCGGGCGTGCTCGTGCACCCGGACGGCTACCTGGCCGGCGTGCGCGCGCTGTGCGACCGCTTCGGCATCGTCTTCGTCCTGGACGAGATCATGGTCGGCTTCGGGCGCACCGGAAAGTGGTTCGCCTCCGAGCACTGGGACGTGACCCCCGACCTGATCTGCTTCGCCAAGGGCGTGACCAGCGGATACCTCCCGCTCGGCGGGGTCGCCATCTCGGCCGCCATCGCGGAGACCTTCGCCCGCCGGCCCTACCCGGGCGGCCTCACGTACTCCGGGCACGTGCTGGCCTGCGCGGCCGCCGTCGCGACCATCGGCGTCATGGAGGAGGAGGGCGTCGTCGAGCAGTCCGCCCGGACGGGTGCGGAGCTGCTCGGCCCCGGCCTGCGCGCGCTCGCCGAGCGGCACCCCTCGGTCGGGGAGGTCCGCGGGCTCGGCACCTTCTGGGCCCTGGAGCTGGTGCGCAGCAAGGAGACCCGTGAGCCGCTGGTCCCGTACAACGCCTCCGGGGCGGAGAACGCCCCGATGGCCGAGTTCGGGGCCGCCTGCAAGAAGGGCGGGCTCTGGCCGCTGATCGCCGGCAACCGCATCCACGTCGCGCCGCCGTGCAACATCTCACCGCAGGACGTCGCCAAGGGGCTGGAGATCCTCGACGAAGCCCTCACCGTGGCAGATGCGCACACGGCCTGA
- a CDS encoding CbtB domain-containing protein, translated as MAHSAVPTTNSPVIAPISLSALAPWAVFVGILMLVLLYFVGAEQGATSVFEGETIHEWLHDGRHLLGFPCH; from the coding sequence ATGGCCCACTCCGCCGTGCCCACGACGAACTCACCCGTCATCGCCCCCATCTCGCTCTCCGCACTGGCCCCCTGGGCCGTGTTCGTCGGCATCCTCATGCTCGTCCTGCTGTACTTCGTCGGCGCCGAGCAGGGCGCCACCTCGGTCTTCGAAGGGGAGACCATCCACGAGTGGCTGCACGACGGCCGCCACCTGCTCGGGTTCCCCTGCCACTGA
- a CDS encoding GNAT family N-acetyltransferase produces MTTESVEVRRGLPEGTAARVAELYWEAFGGKLGRALGPAEAGRRFIAGHLHADRAVTALSGAPGRGGRVVGVAGYQLAGRGLVGGDAAAVMAQYGRVRGLYRVFLLALLERTPARGELVMDGIAVDPAERSRGIGSLLLREIEAIAVEQRCRRIRLDVVAENPRARELYEKHGFRAVRVQRTPWLRDVLGFGGVTTMHKEVAAR; encoded by the coding sequence ATGACGACGGAGAGCGTGGAGGTACGGCGCGGGCTGCCCGAAGGGACCGCCGCGCGCGTCGCCGAACTGTACTGGGAGGCCTTCGGGGGAAAGCTGGGCCGCGCGCTCGGCCCCGCGGAGGCCGGACGGCGGTTCATCGCCGGGCACCTGCACGCGGACCGGGCGGTGACCGCCCTGTCCGGCGCCCCGGGCCGGGGCGGCCGGGTGGTCGGCGTGGCGGGCTACCAGCTGGCCGGACGCGGCCTGGTCGGCGGCGACGCGGCCGCGGTCATGGCCCAGTACGGGCGGGTCCGGGGCCTGTACCGGGTGTTCCTGCTGGCCCTGCTGGAGCGCACCCCGGCCCGCGGCGAGCTGGTCATGGACGGCATCGCCGTGGACCCCGCCGAGCGGAGCCGGGGCATCGGCAGTCTGCTGCTGCGGGAGATCGAGGCGATCGCCGTGGAGCAGCGGTGCCGGCGGATCCGACTGGACGTGGTCGCGGAGAACCCGCGGGCGCGGGAGCTCTACGAGAAGCACGGCTTCCGGGCGGTACGGGTGCAGCGCACGCCCTGGCTGCGGGACGTGCTGGGATTCGGGGGCGTGACGACGATGCACAAGGAGGTGGCGGCACGATGA
- a CDS encoding HAMP domain-containing sensor histidine kinase codes for MRALSSLRWKIALTTTMVCCMVAAALGILVHNVVARQMVGEVRKAAATELEHALGHYEYGTAHGDVNAAFDPPDLPRRLRELVASGQTGSIVGEQGGKPVMWAAGPADDKALAVWLPFGSTRERLRDIDTAILASAILAAGLVALAGLFLADRISRRLATTAAVARRISAGDLDARVNFPAEGDDPGPGGSRDEVRDVAHALDSMASSLQGRLEAEKRFTADVAHELRTPLTGSLAAAALLPEGRPKEMINNRLKALHLLTEDLLEISRLDSGVERADLARVELGRAVQRAVAAAAGSVAAPEAGPAASVRVVQDMVVVTDRRRLDRILANLLANAGKHGRPPVEVTVEGPVVVVRDHGPGYPPELIEQGPQRFRTGDPGRGRGHGLGLTIVMGQAAVLEIVVGFANAPDGGAVTTLRLPVGRVP; via the coding sequence ATGCGCGCGCTGAGCAGCCTGCGCTGGAAGATCGCACTGACCACCACCATGGTGTGCTGCATGGTCGCCGCCGCACTGGGCATCCTGGTGCACAACGTGGTCGCCCGGCAGATGGTCGGAGAGGTCCGCAAGGCCGCCGCCACCGAGCTGGAGCACGCCCTGGGCCACTACGAGTACGGCACCGCGCACGGCGACGTGAACGCCGCGTTCGACCCGCCCGACCTGCCCCGGCGACTGCGCGAGCTCGTCGCGAGCGGACAGACCGGCAGCATCGTCGGCGAACAGGGGGGAAAGCCCGTCATGTGGGCGGCCGGACCCGCCGACGACAAGGCCCTCGCGGTCTGGTTGCCCTTCGGGAGCACCCGGGAGCGGCTGCGGGACATCGACACCGCGATCCTCGCCTCCGCGATCCTCGCGGCCGGTCTGGTGGCGCTGGCCGGCCTGTTCCTCGCCGACCGGATCAGCCGGCGGCTCGCGACCACGGCCGCCGTGGCCCGCCGGATCAGCGCCGGGGACCTGGACGCCCGGGTGAACTTCCCGGCCGAGGGGGACGATCCGGGGCCGGGCGGCTCCCGCGACGAGGTCCGGGACGTGGCGCACGCGCTGGACTCGATGGCGAGCTCGCTCCAGGGCCGGCTGGAGGCGGAGAAGCGCTTCACGGCGGACGTCGCGCACGAGCTGCGCACCCCGCTCACCGGTTCGCTGGCCGCGGCGGCGCTGCTGCCCGAGGGCCGCCCCAAGGAAATGATCAACAACCGTTTGAAGGCCCTGCACCTGCTGACCGAGGACCTGCTGGAGATCTCCCGGCTGGACTCGGGCGTCGAACGGGCCGACCTCGCCCGGGTGGAGCTCGGCCGGGCGGTGCAGCGGGCGGTCGCCGCGGCCGCCGGGAGCGTCGCCGCACCGGAGGCGGGGCCGGCCGCTTCGGTTCGGGTGGTCCAGGACATGGTGGTGGTCACCGACCGGCGGCGGCTGGACCGGATCCTGGCCAACCTGCTGGCCAACGCCGGCAAACACGGCAGACCGCCGGTCGAGGTGACCGTGGAGGGGCCGGTGGTGGTGGTCCGCGACCACGGGCCGGGCTACCCGCCCGAGCTGATCGAGCAGGGCCCGCAGCGGTTCCGTACGGGGGACCCGGGCCGCGGGCGCGGCCACGGCCTGGGCCTCACGATCGTGATGGGGCAGGCGGCCGTGCTGGAGATCGTGGTGGGCTTCGCCAACGCGCCCGACGGGGGCGCGGTGACGACGCTCCGACTCCCCGTCGGCAGGGTGCCGTAG
- a CDS encoding class F sortase — translation MPRAKWAVASLTVVLLSTGIVVLQRTEGARPAAVTTDDALPSRALGLSGHRRLVRELEQSDEHTPGTGARSPRTAPGPLRTVTGPLRTARPLRLRIPSLGVDLPLTGGRAEVAWDTGGPAPGAAGTAVVTVEGLRLGELRRGRTIEIPRADSRTAVFTVVRISPGRASGHEGAPGRAQLRLVGGETAVLARLTGQRRTH, via the coding sequence ATGCCCCGCGCCAAGTGGGCCGTCGCTTCGCTGACGGTGGTTCTGCTGTCCACCGGCATCGTGGTGTTGCAACGGACCGAAGGTGCCCGGCCCGCGGCCGTGACCACCGACGACGCGCTGCCCTCCCGGGCGTTGGGGCTGTCGGGCCACCGCCGTCTGGTGCGGGAGCTGGAACAGTCCGACGAACACACCCCCGGCACGGGGGCCCGGTCGCCGAGGACCGCCCCCGGGCCGCTGCGGACGGTCACCGGACCCCTGCGGACCGCGCGGCCGCTGCGGTTGCGCATCCCGAGCCTGGGCGTGGACCTGCCGCTGACCGGTGGCCGGGCGGAGGTCGCCTGGGACACCGGAGGTCCGGCGCCGGGTGCGGCCGGGACCGCGGTGGTCACGGTGGAAGGGCTTCGCCTCGGCGAGTTGCGGCGGGGCCGGACCATCGAGATCCCCCGAGCGGACAGCCGTACGGCCGTGTTCACCGTCGTACGGATCTCACCGGGCAGGGCCTCCGGCCACGAGGGCGCGCCCGGCCGGGCCCAACTGCGGCTGGTCGGCGGCGAGACCGCCGTCCTGGCCCGGCTGACCGGGCAGCGCCGCACCCACTGA
- a CDS encoding CbtA family protein, giving the protein MTSTSPGGVSPRTLLVRGMLAGLLAGVAAFLVAYLLGESKVDAAIAIEEAAAAGHDHGEDAPVSRALQATAGLGTGVLLYAVALGGIAALVYCFALGRIGRFGPRATAALVTGGLYVTVTLVPFFKYPANPPAVGDPGTAARRTALYLLMIALSVLLAAGALILGRRLAPKLGNWNASVVAGAAFVLAIGLSYALLPGINEVPVGFPAALIWDFRLASLAIQTALWTTFGLAFGFLAERALVPAPAPKEAVQPTS; this is encoded by the coding sequence ATGACTTCCACTTCTCCGGGTGGGGTCTCCCCCCGCACCCTGCTCGTCCGCGGCATGCTCGCCGGCCTGCTGGCCGGCGTGGCCGCCTTCCTCGTCGCCTACCTCCTCGGTGAGTCCAAGGTGGACGCGGCGATCGCCATCGAGGAAGCCGCCGCGGCCGGTCACGACCACGGCGAGGACGCGCCGGTCAGCCGGGCCCTCCAGGCCACGGCCGGGCTCGGCACCGGCGTCCTGCTCTACGCGGTGGCGCTCGGCGGCATCGCCGCGCTCGTCTACTGCTTCGCCCTGGGCCGCATCGGCCGCTTCGGCCCGCGGGCCACGGCCGCACTGGTCACCGGGGGTCTGTACGTCACCGTGACACTGGTGCCGTTCTTCAAGTACCCCGCCAATCCCCCCGCCGTGGGCGATCCCGGGACCGCCGCCCGGCGGACCGCCCTCTACCTCCTGATGATCGCCCTGAGCGTGCTGCTAGCAGCCGGGGCGCTGATCCTCGGGCGACGACTGGCACCGAAGCTCGGCAACTGGAACGCATCGGTCGTCGCCGGCGCGGCGTTCGTCTTGGCCATCGGCCTCTCGTACGCCCTGCTGCCCGGCATCAACGAGGTCCCCGTCGGCTTCCCCGCCGCGCTGATCTGGGACTTCCGCCTCGCGTCCCTGGCCATCCAGACGGCACTGTGGACGACTTTCGGCCTCGCTTTCGGTTTTCTAGCCGAACGAGCCCTTGTGCCCGCCCCCGCACCCAAGGAGGCTGTGCAGCCGACGAGTTGA
- a CDS encoding FUSC family protein, which yields MSTERTEHISSRRARHHPLAPPSWLLNGLKPSAAPIPWAAVARASVAMSVPLAVGFALDEPEYGALASMGALAGVIGDTADAYRMRVLNIAVPQLFGAVGVALGTLVYGHGWLAVGALTLVALVSGMISSIGTVASVSGLLLLLNAVIGAGLPLPEPWWTAPLLLAAGGLFVLALSLLGWPLRRRQPERTAVADTYRALADALEAAGGPGARYEGRRQQVTQAINHAYDLVLGRRARVHGRSPSLVRLLAQLNVVIPLVEAAPAAHLRGRPLPPEIPASVRELADAVEEGRTGTPVLELPAPQTPAERAVDAALRHAAKIVYIARPDLDNVDDRLGRPAALRVRARRAVRDMVLSRASWRYGLRLALCIGIAQSLVSVIEFERSYWVALTVTFVLKPDFGSVFSRAVLRALGTAGGLVIAAAVLSEVPRGWWDVPVMVVLAGLIPAFSVKGYAFQTAAITPVILLLSDLLNHQGFDLIRPRLVDSLIGCAITLVFGYLLWPESWHTRIGDRLADTVDDAARYVERAFAPVADEAALAAARTTRLQARRRIYRDLSGVRSEFQRALTEPPPTGARAAAWWPLVVAVERIVDATTAARVRVNHGAAPPPAEEVESIARQLRELAVRVRSSSVPVRVEAGPPGEATSVLAPVHQEIAAALAIARPES from the coding sequence ATGAGCACCGAACGCACCGAACACATATCGTCGCGGCGAGCCCGGCACCATCCGCTGGCTCCGCCCTCCTGGCTGCTCAACGGGCTGAAGCCCAGTGCCGCACCGATCCCGTGGGCCGCAGTGGCCCGGGCCTCGGTCGCGATGTCCGTCCCGCTCGCCGTCGGCTTCGCCCTCGACGAGCCCGAATACGGCGCGCTCGCCTCCATGGGCGCCCTCGCCGGAGTCATCGGCGACACCGCCGACGCCTACCGGATGCGCGTCCTGAACATCGCCGTCCCCCAGCTCTTCGGCGCCGTCGGCGTGGCACTGGGCACCCTGGTCTACGGGCACGGCTGGCTGGCCGTCGGAGCGCTCACCCTCGTCGCCCTCGTCTCCGGGATGATCTCCTCCATCGGCACCGTGGCCTCCGTGTCCGGACTGCTGCTCCTGCTCAACGCCGTGATCGGCGCCGGACTGCCACTGCCCGAACCCTGGTGGACGGCGCCGCTGCTGCTGGCCGCGGGCGGGCTGTTCGTCCTCGCACTGAGCCTGCTGGGCTGGCCGCTGCGCCGCCGGCAACCGGAGCGCACCGCCGTCGCCGACACCTACCGTGCCCTGGCCGACGCCCTGGAGGCAGCCGGCGGGCCCGGCGCCCGCTACGAGGGACGCCGGCAGCAGGTCACCCAGGCCATCAACCACGCCTACGACCTCGTGCTCGGCCGCCGGGCCCGGGTGCACGGGCGCAGCCCCTCGCTGGTGCGGCTGCTGGCCCAGCTCAACGTCGTGATCCCACTGGTGGAGGCCGCGCCCGCCGCGCACCTGCGCGGCCGGCCGCTGCCCCCCGAGATCCCTGCGTCCGTACGGGAACTGGCCGACGCCGTCGAGGAGGGCCGCACCGGAACCCCCGTGCTGGAGCTGCCCGCCCCGCAGACCCCGGCCGAACGGGCCGTCGACGCGGCCCTGCGCCACGCCGCGAAGATCGTGTACATCGCCCGGCCGGACCTCGACAACGTGGACGACCGGCTCGGCCGGCCCGCCGCCCTGCGGGTGCGCGCCCGGCGGGCGGTACGCGACATGGTGCTGTCCCGGGCCTCCTGGCGGTACGGGCTGCGGCTCGCGCTGTGCATCGGGATCGCACAGTCCCTCGTATCGGTGATCGAGTTCGAGCGGTCCTACTGGGTCGCACTGACCGTCACCTTCGTCCTCAAGCCCGACTTCGGTTCGGTGTTCTCCCGGGCCGTACTGCGCGCGCTCGGCACCGCGGGCGGCCTGGTCATCGCGGCCGCCGTGCTCTCCGAGGTGCCGCGCGGCTGGTGGGACGTCCCCGTGATGGTGGTGCTCGCCGGGCTGATCCCCGCCTTCTCCGTCAAGGGCTACGCCTTCCAGACCGCCGCGATCACCCCGGTGATCCTGCTCCTCTCGGACCTGCTCAACCACCAGGGCTTCGACCTGATCCGCCCCCGGCTGGTGGACAGCCTCATCGGCTGCGCCATCACCCTCGTCTTCGGATACCTGCTGTGGCCCGAGAGCTGGCACACCCGGATCGGGGACCGGCTCGCCGACACCGTGGACGACGCCGCCCGGTACGTGGAACGGGCCTTCGCACCGGTCGCGGACGAGGCCGCGCTCGCGGCGGCCCGGACCACCCGCCTCCAGGCCCGGCGGCGCATCTACCGGGACCTGTCGGGCGTGCGCAGCGAGTTCCAGCGGGCGCTGACCGAGCCGCCGCCGACCGGAGCGCGGGCCGCCGCCTGGTGGCCGCTGGTGGTCGCCGTCGAGCGGATCGTGGACGCCACCACCGCCGCGCGGGTCCGGGTCAACCACGGCGCGGCCCCGCCCCCCGCCGAGGAGGTGGAGTCGATCGCGCGGCAGCTCCGCGAGCTGGCCGTGCGGGTGCGCAGCAGCAGCGTCCCGGTACGGGTCGAGGCGGGGCCGCCGGGCGAAGCGACGAGCGTGCTGGCCCCGGTCCACCAGGAGATCGCGGCGGCCCTGGCCATCGCCCGGCCGGAGTCCTGA